In the Spirochaetota bacterium genome, TAATATACTGTATCCTGTCCGCTATACAGGGAAAATCCATGCTTTTTCAAGCAGCTTTGAAAAAAATGAAGCAGAAAATGTTTTAAAGAATGATGCAACATACTGGTGCACTGCAAAAAATCACAATGCGGTAAGTGAGTACATCACAATTGATTATGGTTCAATGGTTGCGGCAAATATTATAGAAATTTTTCCATCTCCTTCAGGGAAGACAACATTTCCTTCAGAGTTTAGGCTAGAATGTAGTGCAGATGGCATTAACTGGGAGGTAATCAAAGCAGAAAACAGATATACCCTAGAGGATGATGCCTATCGCCTGTTTTTACCCATTAAAGTGTTCCGGTTTTTAAAGTTATATATTGCCAAACCCAAAAGGATTGCCGCAAAATACTTTTCTGAGATAGGAAGTATCCAGGCAGGCTTGCAAGGCGCTGTTTCAATTACAGCCAGTTCAAGTTCTTCGTATGAACATGATCCTTCATGCCTAATAGATAGTGATACACAAAAATATTGGGAATCTGAAATTACACAAAGTGCATCCAGGCAATGGATTGAAGTTGATTTAGGACGCATGTTCCCGCTTATACACATAGGGATCATTGCAACCGGGAATCCTACACTCTTTCCTGAGCAATTTTCTATAGAGATAAGCGATGATAAAAAAATATGGTCTACACTTGCAGATGTTAAACGTTTTAAAGCAGAACCAAAGGGGTCGTATATATTTGGAGGATATCAGTTTAATGCCAGGTATATACGAATAAATGTAATGACAGTACAAACCGATAAACAGAAATATTGTGCACAAATTGCTGGCATTACTGCTAATGCTCCATTACCTGCAGTACAGCACTTTCATATAAATGCGGGAGTACAGTATGCCACTGTTTTTCAGCCGGGCATTGTTAAGCTAGCTGCTGATGGTGATACCACTCCGGGTACGGTGGTGCAGGCACATGATACAAGGCTTCGTGATGCAAGCACAATATTCAAGGGTATAGTACAACTGGCTGAAGATGGCTCAAGTGAGAAAGGCTTAGCAGTGCAGGCATCAGATTCGCGGTTGGCGCTTGCAACTGAATTAAAAGCAGGAATTGTACGGCTGGCGTATGATAGGGAGGTTTCCGAAGGGGCTGTGGTGCAATCTACTGACTCTAGGATAAAGGAAGCAACTGAAACAACATTTGGTATAGTAAAATTGTGTCCTGATGGACAGTATAGCAGCAATTCGGTTGTTCGCGGTGATGATAGCAGATTGCATAAAGCAACAACAAGGAAATATGGCATAGTGCGCCTGGCTGAAAATGGCGAAGACAATGAATTCTGTGTTGTACAGGGCAATGATAGGCGCCTTAAGGATGCTACAATCGTTTCTAAGGGGATAGTAGAGCTTGCAGAGGATGGTGAAGATGCACCGAATGTAGTAGTGCAGGGCAATGACAGAAGGCTCAAAGAGGCAACTACGCACAGCAAAGGGATAGTAGAGCTTGCAGAGGATGGTGAGGATGCACCAGGAGTAGTAGTGCAAGGCAATGATAGGCGTCTTAAAGAGGCAACTGAAGAAACTCCTGGTATTGTTACACTTGCAAAACATGGCCAAAGCCGTAAATTTCATGTAGTTCAGTCAGATGATCCGCGACTATCTGATAAACGCGAACCATTACCGCATACACACGACTATGCACCGTTAGTACATTCATTTGACAGCCATACAGGAACTATCGCCATAATTCAGGAAAAATCAGGTGAATTAATTGGTATCACACCACCGACAAGTGACAGTGCAATACTATATGGAAAAAATACTGCACACACAGGCACTACAATAGGTGTTGCCGGAATTGCATTCACTGCTCCTGATTCAGATGCAAGGTCGTATGGTGTTGTTGGGCATGCACCATTGTGTGGTGTGCGCGGGCAGTCACAGGGTAATTCAGATACGATGCAGGGCAGCGGTGTAATGGGTGTATCGCGTTTTGGTGCTGGTGGTGTGTTTGTAAGCGAGCATAACTGGTCGCTGGTGGCTGATGGCTTTGGAGCTATCGCCCACTATGATGATACGCTGCAGTTGGTAGGTGATGGTAGAGCGCTGTACGTTAATGGCCAGGCATATTTTAAAGGAACAATAACAATAGATACAGATGCAAAAGAATATTATGCCAATATAGTTGAGATGTTTGAAACGGATGAAAAAGAATTTATCTCTCCTGGCGATGTACTTGTGGTCAGCACCCAAGGCAATTCAATACTTTCACGGTCGCGCACTGCGTATAACAAAGGGGTAATTGGCGTTGTTGCTGGCAACCCTGTTGTAGTGATTAACAATGCATCAGCTGAAAAAAAATTATATCCGGTAGTATTAACAGGCTCAGTGCTATGCAAGGTAGATGCACGCCA is a window encoding:
- a CDS encoding discoidin domain-containing protein is translated as MSTVNILYPVRYTGKIHAFSSSFEKNEAENVLKNDATYWCTAKNHNAVSEYITIDYGSMVAANIIEIFPSPSGKTTFPSEFRLECSADGINWEVIKAENRYTLEDDAYRLFLPIKVFRFLKLYIAKPKRIAAKYFSEIGSIQAGLQGAVSITASSSSSYEHDPSCLIDSDTQKYWESEITQSASRQWIEVDLGRMFPLIHIGIIATGNPTLFPEQFSIEISDDKKIWSTLADVKRFKAEPKGSYIFGGYQFNARYIRINVMTVQTDKQKYCAQIAGITANAPLPAVQHFHINAGVQYATVFQPGIVKLAADGDTTPGTVVQAHDTRLRDASTIFKGIVQLAEDGSSEKGLAVQASDSRLALATELKAGIVRLAYDREVSEGAVVQSTDSRIKEATETTFGIVKLCPDGQYSSNSVVRGDDSRLHKATTRKYGIVRLAENGEDNEFCVVQGNDRRLKDATIVSKGIVELAEDGEDAPNVVVQGNDRRLKEATTHSKGIVELAEDGEDAPGVVVQGNDRRLKEATEETPGIVTLAKHGQSRKFHVVQSDDPRLSDKREPLPHTHDYAPLVHSFDSHTGTIAIIQEKSGELIGITPPTSDSAILYGKNTAHTGTTIGVAGIAFTAPDSDARSYGVVGHAPLCGVRGQSQGNSDTMQGSGVMGVSRFGAGGVFVSEHNWSLVADGFGAIAHYDDTLQLVGDGRALYVNGQAYFKGTITIDTDAKEYYANIVEMFETDEKEFISPGDVLVVSTQGNSILSRSRTAYNKGVIGVVAGNPVVVINNASAEKKLYPVVLTGSVLCKVDARQKPVKPGDLLVTSDTPGCGMAASIDSFDKIGTVFAKALTALDDGIALIPVMIWKM